CGCTTGACCTTCAGGCCGCCGGGCAGGATGCCGTCCATCCGCAGGCCCCGGTCGATACACGCGTCCATCACCGCGCAGACCGCGTCGATGCGCTTGTTCAGGCCCGGGCCGGAATGGGCCTCTTCGTTGGCGCGTTTCATCTGCGCGATGCTGAGGCCGGAGGCCTGGCCCATTGCCAGCATCTCGGCCGCCGAGCCGAACGGATAGGGATAGCCCATCGCTGCCTTCTCGTCATGCAGATCGTTGGAGGCGGCAGACTTCTCGCGCTCCAGCTCGGCCTCGGTGACCACGAACCCGCCGCCCACGGAATAGTAGGTCTGGGTCATGTAGAGATTGCCCTGTTCGTCATAGGCGTTCAGCACGAGCCCGTTGGCATGACCGGGCAAGGGCGGGCCGTAGTCGAACACAAGATCGGTCTCGGGATCGAAGGCCAGTGTGCCCAGCCCGGGCGGGCTGATGCGCTTGGTCCCGCGGACCTCGGCCTCGAGCTTCTCGGCGGCGTCCGGGTCCAGGGTGTCGGGCAGATACCCGATCAGCCCCAGGATCACCGCGCGGTCCGTGGCATGCCCCTTGCCGGTAAAGGCCAGAGAGCCATGGAGTGAGGCGCCGAGGCGGGCAAGCTTGCCCGCGCCGGGAATTCTCTCGGCCCCGCCGCGCAGATCGTCGAGGAACCGCGCGGCTGCTGTCATCGGCCCCATCGTGTGCGATGAGGACGGACCGACGCCGACCTTGAAGATATCGAAGACCGACAGGAACATCGGACTACACGTCGTCGGCGTAGATCGGATGCGCGGCACACAGGGCGCGCACCTCTTCCAGCACTGCGGCCTCGACGGCGGCGTCGCCCTCGGCATTCTCGGCAAGCGCGTCGATCACCCGCAGGACAAGCGCGCCCACCTTGCGGAACTCGGCCTCACCGAAACCACGGGTGGTGCCCGCGGAGGTGCCGAGCCGCACCCCGGAGGTCACGAAGGGCTTTTCCGGGTCGAACGGGATCGCGTTCTTGTTGCAGGTCAGCCCTGCGCGTTCGAGCGCGTTCTCAGCGGCCTTGCCGGTCACACCCTTGGGGCGCAGGTCCACAAGGACCATGTGGCAATCCGTGCCGCCCGAAACCACGCCCAGCCCGCCTGCAACCAGCACCTCGGACAGGGCGCGCGCGTTGGCGATCACGTCCTTGGCGTATTGCTTGAAGGACGGCTCCAGCGCTTCGCCGAAGGCCACCGCCTTGGCCGCGATGACATGCATCAACGGGCCGCCCTGGTTACCGGGGAACACGGCGGAGTTGAACTTCTTGGCCAGCGCCTCGTCATTGGTCAGGATGATGCCGCCGCGCGGGCCGCGCAGGGTCTTGTGCGTGGTCGAGGTCACGACATGGGCGTGGGGCACCGGGTCGGGGTATTCGCCCGCCGCGATCAGGCCCGCGTAATGGGCCATGTCCACCATCAGCCAGGCGCCCACCTCGTCTGCAATCGCCCGGAAGGCCGCGAAATCCATGTGCCGCGGATAGGCCGAGGCCCCGGCGACGATCAGCTTGGGCTTGGTGTCCAGCGCGACCTTCCGGACATTGTCCATGTCGATCAGGTGATCGTCCCTCGACACCTCGTAGCTGACCACGTCGAACCACTTGCCGGACATGGTCACCGGCGAGCCGTGGGTCAGGTGGCCGCCATGGGCCAGGTCGAGACCCATGATCCGGTCACCGGGCTTGAGCAGGGCGAGAAACACCGCCTGGTTGGCCTGGGCGCCGGAATGCGCCTGCACGTTGGCGAAGCGGGATCCGAACAACTCGCACACCCGGTCGATCGCGATCTGTTCGACCGTGTCGACATGCTCGCACCCGCCATAGTAGCGGCGGCCCGGGTAGCCTTCGGCGTATTTGTTGGTCAGAACCGAGCCCTGGGCGCGCAGCACATCGACGCTGACGATGTTTTCGGAGGCGATCAGTTCGATCTGGGTCTGCTGGCGGTCGAGCTCGTGGCCGATCGCCTCGGCGATGGCGGTGTCGGAGATGCCCGCGGTGTTCAGGGTCTTGAGCATGGAGAGGCTCCTTTTCAGGCAAGAGTTATGGGGCGCGCCCCCAAGGCGGGGGCGCGGACATGACCGGGGGATGTGCAGACGGTCAGAGACCGACGGCGAGTTCGCGGGTCGCGATCTCCAGAAGACCGTGCACATGGGGAAAGAACGATCGCCACACTTCCAGGCGGAACGCGTCTTCGCCATCGCGGATCAGCGTGACCTGCGCGTAGTCGAACACCGTCCGCTTGGCGCCGCCTACCGGGAGGCGCGACAGCTCGAGAGGACAGCCCACCGACAGCAGGTCCAGCGCGGCCGGGCCGGTGATCGACAGCGTCATCTCCCGGTCGGAGATGACCACGAGGCTGTGCGGTGTGTCCGCCCGCGCCTTGTCGAAGGCGGACACGACGGCCTGCTGATCCGCTTCGGCGGCGTGCAGCAGCCACTCGTCCGGCCCTATGCAATAGGCTGCGCGGTCCCCGGACCGGGCGCCCTGCCCGATCTTCGTTGGCAGGGTCAGCCCGAAGGCCGCGGAGGCCTGTGCCACGTCGGCGGGGGCGATGCGCAGGTTGAACCGGGCCACCGGCGGCAGAACCGCCACGGACACGGCGTCGAAGGATGTCACGGGTGCATTCATGGTCCTGGCCTCCTCATTCGACCTTCAGGCGGTCGCCCGCCGGGTCATAAAACACGGTTCCGGTCACCTTGGCCGGCACGGCATCGCCGCTTTCGGTCGGAATGTGCAGCGTGCTGTCCATCCGGTCGAAGCCGCCCTCCACCACCGCCATCGCGATGGACCGTCCGAGGGTTTCGGACCAGTAGGACGAGGTGACGTGTCCGATCATCTTCATCGGCTTGGCCTGCTTGGGATCGTCCACGATCTGCGCGCCTTCGGCAAGCACGGTCTTGGGGTCTTCGGTCAGCAGGCCGACCAGTTGCTTGCGCCCCGGTGCAACGATATCGGGCCGTTGCAGCGAGCGTTTGCCCACGAAATCGGGCTTGGCCTTGCCGATGGCCCAACCGATCCCCGCATCCTGGGGCGTGACCGTGCCGTCGGTGTCCTGGCCCACGATGATGTAGCCCTTCTCGGCGCGCAGCACGTGCATCGTTTCGGTGCCGTAGGGACAGATGTCGTACTGCTGCCCGGCTTCCCAGAGCTTCTCCCACAGGGCCTTGCCATGGCGGGCGGGCACGTTGATCTCGAAGCCCAGCTCGCCGGTGAAGCTGATCCGGAAGAGCCGCGAGGGGAAGCCCGCGACGGTGCATTCCACCACCGACATGTGCGGGAAGGCATCCGCCGAGATGTCCGCGCCCTCGACGAAGGGGGCGAGCAGCTTGCGCGCGTTCGGTCCGTTCAGGGCGATGGTCGCCCATTCCTCGGTGGTCGAGGTCAGCCAGACCTTGAGCTCGGGCCATTCGGTCTGGAGGTAATCCTCCATCATGTTGAGCACGCGCGCGGCACCGCCGGTCGTGGTGGTGACGTGGAACAGGTCGTCCCGCATCCGTCCGATGACACCGTCGTCCCGGATGAACCCGTCCTCGCCCAGCAGCAGGCCATAACGGCAGCGGCCGACGCCCAGCTTGGTCCAGGGGTTGGTATACATCCGGTTCATGAACTCCACCGCATCCGGGCCGGAGACCTCGATCTTGCCCAGGGTGGAGGCATCGAACATGCCCACGCTCTCGCGGGTGGACTTGCACTCGCGGGCCACGGCCTTGTGCATGTCCTCGCCCGCCTGCGGGAAGTACCAGGCGCGCCGCCACAGGGCGACCGGCTCGAAGGCGGCCCCGTGCTCTTCGGCCCAGGGGTCGATCGGCGTCTTGCGGGTCACCTCGAAATGCGCCCCCTTGTGATAGCCGCAGAAGGCCCCGAAGGTGGTCGGCGTATAGGGCGGGCGGAAGGTCGTCAGCCCGACCTGCGGTGCCTCCTTGCCGAGCGCGTCGGCGGCGATGGTCAGCCCGTTCATGTTGCTGAGCTTGCCCTGGTCGGTCGCCATGCCGTTGGTGGTATAGCGCTTGACGTGTTCGATGGACTTCATGCCCTCGCGCACGGCGAGGCGGATGTCCTTGGCGGTCACGTCGTTCTGGAAATCGACGAAGGCCTTGGCCTTGCCCGGGCTGCGATCGGTGGGCAGCTCCTTCTGGGTGACGCCGGTGCCGGTGCGGTCGTCCGCCACCGCGTAGGTGGCACTCCCGGCGCTGCCGCCGAGCGACTGGACCGCGGCCGCGCCGGCCTTGGCGCCATCCTCGAGCGCGGACGCGATGCCCCAGAGGCCGCGCCCGGCCCCGGCGATATGCACATCCTCGGACTTCTTGCCGGGCAGGTAGGCCTTGGACTCGGCATCCCAGTGCAGCGAGCCCTTGGTGTGCGAGAACAGGTGCAGCGACGGCGTCCAGCCCCCGCACATCAGAACCGCATCGCAGAACAGCAGGTGCCCCGCGCCGACCTTGCCGTCGCGCACCGGGTTGACCCGCAGCGCCTTGATCCGCAGCCGCCCCTTGGTGCCGGTGGCGGTGTAGCCGAGATAGGTCTTGAGACCCCGGGCCTGCGCCTCGTCGCGCAGGGCCTGGGACACGTCGTTTCGGGTATCGACGATCGCCACGACCGACGCACCGGCATCGGCCATGTCGAAGGCGCTGTACCAGGCGCTGTCATGGCTGGTCAGCACGACGGGCGACTTGCCCACGAGCACGCCGAAGCGGTTGAGGAAGGTCTGCGCCGCCCCGGCCATGAGGATGCCGGGGGTGTCGTTGCCGTCGAACACCATCGGGCGCTCGATGGCGCCCTGGGCCAGAACGACCTCGCGGGCGCGGACACGCCACATCCGTTCGCGCGGCGCGCCTTCGGGGATTTCCGCCATGTGATCGGTCAGCTTCTCGACCATGCCGATCATGTTCTGGTGATAATAGCCCATTGCCGTGGTACGCGTCATGCGGCGCACGTTGGGCATGCGGTCAAGCTCGGCCATGGCCCCTTCGAGCCATTCCCAGGCGGGCTGGCCATCGATGGACACGGAGGGCTCGGAGAGCAGCGTGCCGCCCATCTCGGCATTCTCGTCCACCAGAACGACCTTGGACCCGGCCCGGCCCGCGGTCAGCGCCGCGGCGATCCCCGAGGGCCCCGAGCCCACGACCAGCACGTCGCAATGCATGTAGCGGCTCGCATAGGTGTCGGGGTCGACCTCGGTGGGCGCCTTGCCCAGGCCCGCGGCCTTGCGAATCAGCGGCTCGTAAACGCTGTCCCAGAAGCTGCGGGGCCACATGAAGGTCTTGTAGTAGAACCCGGCGGAGAACAGCATGTAGAGCCGGTCGTTGATCGCGCCGAGGTCGAATTTCAGCGACGGCCACTTGTTCTGGCTCTCGGTCTCCAGGCCGGGATAGATCTCCTGGATGGTGGCGCGGGTGTTCGGCTCGAACCGGCCCTTGCCGCGGGTTGTTCCGACCAGCGCATTGGGCTCTTCGGAGCCGGCGGTGACCACCCCACGGGGACGGTGATACTTGAAGCTGCGGCCCATGAGGTGGACGCCATTGGCCAACAGGGCCGAGGCGACCGTGTCGCCCTTGAGCCCCTCATAGGTCTGGCCGTCGAAGGTGAAGCGGACGGGCGTCTTGCGGTTGACGCGACCCCGGCCTTCTACGCGATACTCGGTCATTCTGCGGCCTCCAGGCTCTGGGTGTCGGGACGGGCCTCTCCGGCCTTGTAGGTGGTGACGAACCGGTCGCTCACCGTGTCGCGCAGGGCGTTGAAGAACCGCCCGCATCCATTGATGTGGCGCCAGCGCTCGGCGTGCACGCCCTTGACGTTGGTGCGGATGAACAGGAAATCGCGCCATTCTTCATCGCTGAGCGCGGAGGGGTCCTTGGGGCGGTCGATATGCGCCTCGCCGGCATAGGCGAATTCCAGCTCGGGGAGGGTCTCGTCGCAATAGGGGCAGTGGATCAAAAGCATAATCGTGTCTCCTCAGTGCGCAACAGCGGCTGCGGCGGCTTCGTCGATGAGACGGCCGGTGGTGAAGCGTTCGAGCGTGAAGGGGGCGTTGATCGGGTGTGGTTCGTCCTTGGCCACGGTCCAGGCCAGCGTGTGCGCCGCCCCCGGGGTCGCCTTGAAGCCACCCGTGCCCCAACCGCAGTTGACGTAGAGCCCCTTGACCGGGGTCTTGCCGAGAATGGCCGACCGGTCGGGGGTCACGTCCACGATGCCGCCCCATTTGCGCAGCATCCGCATCCGGTTGAAGATCGGGAAGACCTCGCAGATCGCCGACACCGTGTGTTCGATCAGCGGCAGGCCGCCGCGCTGGGAATAGCTGGTGTACTGGTCGGTGCCCGAGCCGATCACCAGCTCGCCCTTGTCGGACTGGCTGATATAGGCGTGCACGGTGTTCGACATCACGACGCAGGGGAAGACCGGCTTGATCGGTTCCGACACGAGCGCCTGGAGCGGGTAGCTTTCCAGCGGCATCCGCACGCCCGCGCTGTCCATCACGACCGATGTGTGACCGGCGGCGGACACGGCCACCTTCTTGGCCTTGATGAAGCCCTTTGCGGTATCGACGCCCTCGACCGAGCCATCGGCGGCACGGCGGATCGCGATCACGGGGCAGTTCTGGATGATGTCGACGCCGCGCTTGGCCGCGGCCCGCGCATAGCCCCAGGCCACCGCATCGTGGCGCGCGGTCCCGGCGCGCTTTTGCAGGGCCGCGCCCATCACGGGATAGCGCGCATCGGGCGAGATATTGAGCGGCGGGCAGAATTCCTTGGCCTGCTTTGGGGTCAGCCACTGGTTGTCGACGCCGTTCAGCCGGTTGGCATGGATATGGCGCTGGAACGACTGCACGTCATGCACGTTATGGGCCAGCATCATCACGCCGCGCTTGGAATACATCACGTTGTAGTTCAGCTCGGTCGACAGGTTTTCCCACAGATCGAGTGCGTGATCGTAGAGCTTCGCGCTCTCGTCATAGAGATAGTTGGAACGGATGATCGTGGTGTTGCGGCCGGTGTTGCCACCCCCGAGCCAGCCCTTCTCGATCACGGCGACATTGGTGATGCCGTGCTCCTTGGCCAGGTAGTAGGCCGCGCCCAGCCCGTGGCCGCCAGCGCCGACGATGATGACGTCGTATTCGTCCTTGGGCTGTTTGTCGGGCCATTGCTCGGGCCAGTTCTTGTGGCCGGTAAGCGCATTTTTCAGCAGCGACATCGCGGAGAAATGGGTCATGTGCAAAGCCTCGGATGTGGAAGGGTGCGTTCGGTGGACATTGACTCAGAGCACGGCACACGCATTGTATCCTTGCGCCAAAAGCGTAGTATATTCTGGCCAAGTGATCGCGCGGGAAAGGCCGAAATGAGCACCAAACCAGCCTTGAAGGTCGGCTTCATCCTGACGCGGCAGTTCACCCTGTCGGCGTTCGCGAATTTCGTCGATGTGCTGCGGCTCGCGGCCGATGAGGGCGACCGCTCCCGGCCGATCCGGTGTTCGTGGAAGGTTCTGTCGGCGACCATGAACCCGGTGGTGTCGAGCTGCGGGATTCCGGTGCAGCCCGATCAGCGTCTCGGCGATCCGCGCGCCTTTGACTACATGGTCGTTGTGGGCGGACTGATCCCGGCGATCCAGGATCTGAACCCCGACTACATCGCCTATCTCAAGCGCACGGCCGAGGCCAATGTCCCAATCGTCGGGGTCTGCACGGGGGCGTTCATCCTGCACCAGGCGGGGCTGATGGAGGGCTATCGCTGCTGCGTGAGCTGGTTTCATCACAACGATTTTCTCGAACAGTTCGAGGGGCTGATCCCGGTATCGGACCAGATCTTCGTCGTCGACCGCGATCGGCTGACCTGTTCCGGGGGGGCAAGCTCGGCCCATCTCGCCGCTTTCCTGGTGGACCGCCATATCGGGCAGGCCGCCGCGCGCAAGAGCCTCAACATCATGATCATCGACGAGGCGCAGACCCCGGAGAACCCGCAGCCGGGGCTGCCGCTGGAATTCAGCACCTCGGACAAGCTGGTCCGCAAGGCGCTGCTTCTGATGCGGCAGAACGTGGCGACGCCGTTGACCGTGGATCAGCTGTCAAAGCGTCTGGGCATCAGCCGTCGCAAGTTGCAACGCCATTTCGGCGAGGCGCTGCAGCTGTCACCTGCGGAGGCCGGTATCGCGGTTCGGCTGAATGTCGCGCGCCAGTTGCTGCGGCGCACCGACCAGTCCGTCACGCATATCGCCGCCGCGACGGGGTTTTGCGATGCGTCCCATTTCAGCAAGGTGTTCCGGGCCCGCGAGGGTGTGCCCCCCGAAACCTGGCGGCGCCAGGCGGTCCCGGAGGACGCCGACGCCTGAACGGGCGGGCGCTCCCGCGCCCACCCGATACCGCCGGATCAGGCGGTCTTGTCGGCGGATCTGATCGCCTCTTTGCCATGTTCGAGCGCAAGGCAGCGGATGATCGCGAAACACATAAGCACCATGATCACCGAGAACGGCAGTGCGGCGATGATCGCCGCGGTCTGCAGCGTGCTGAGCGCGGCACTCCCGCCAACGACCAGCAGGACGGCGGCGACGACACCTTCGAACGTGCCCCAGATCATGCGGTGGCGATACATCGGATGCTCGTTGCCCTCGCTGAGGATCGTGGCGACAACGAGCGTGCCGGAATCCGAGGAGGTCACGAAATAGGTCGTCACGAGGATCGTGCCGAACACGCCGGCGACCAAGCCGATGGCCCCCACATCCATCGCATCGAAGGTGGCAAAGAGCGCCATGGAGACATTCGCGCTCACCGCATCGGACACGCCCCCCGGCCCCAGAACCTCGGCCCAGAGCGCGGTGCCGCCATAGGCCACGATCCAGACGAAGGACAGGATCGAGGACACGCCCACGACGCCAAGGATGAATTCCCGCACCGTCCGGCCCCGCGACACGCGCGCCACGAACACCCCCACGAAGGGCGCCCAGGAAATCCACCAACCCCAGTAGAAGGTCGTCCACCAGCCCTGCCACATGTCGCTCCAACGGGTTGCCTCGGCGGGCACGCTTTCGATGTAGACGTTGAAGGAGAAGAGGCTGACAAAGTAAGCCAGCGTCACCTCGCCCAGGCTCACCAGCAGGTATTGGGTCGGCCCCCAGGTGAAGAAGAAGACCAGCAGGGCGATCGTCAGCCACATGTTGACCTGCGACAGCCACTTAATGCCCCGGTCAAGGCCCGACAGGACCGAGCACAGCGCCACAGCCGTGATCGCGGCAATCAGCACAAGCTGGACCGTCTCGGAGATCGGAACGCCCCACAGGTGGTTGAGGCCGGCGTTGATCTGCGTGACCCCCAGGCCAAGGGAGGTCGCGATGCCGAAGATGGTTGCGAACACCGCCACCACGTCGATCACCACGCCCAGCGGGCCTTCGACACGGTCGCCGAACAACGGATAGAGGGTATAGCGGATGCCGAGCGGCTTCTTCAGCCGGTAGCTGACCAGACACAAGGCCAGGGCCACGATGCAGTAGATCGCCCAGGCGTTCAGGCCCCAGTGAAAGAAGGTCACCTGCATCGCCATGTCCGCCGCAGCCGCGGTGCCGCTGCCATCGGCGAAGGGCGTGCCGCCCGAGTAGTGGAACATCGGCTCGGCGATGGACCAGAAGATGATCCCGATCCCCTGCCCCGCGGCATAGAGCATCGCGAACCAGGTAAAGTAGCTGTATTTCGGGCGCTCGTCCGCGTCTCCGAGCCGGATCGCGCCGTATTTGCTGAACGCGATTGCGATCAGGAATACGAGAAACACGCCCGAAAGCAGCACGTACCACCAGCCGAAATAGAACGTGATAAGGGTTCTGGCGGCGTCGATCCAGTCGGCCGAACGGCTTGGAAACGCCAGCACAAGCAACACGAAAAGCAGGATTATCCCTGCCGATATCAGGGATGTGTGTGGATTCACCCCCCTGAACGGTCCTGATCGGATCAACATGAAAGTCCTCCCATGGGTCTAGTCTCGCGCGCGGACCTCCTTGCCCGCGTGCCTTTTTCCGATGCCGGTGCCCGTCTTGCTGGTCCGTCATTCCGTAGGATACACGCGACCGGGCACAGCACGGCAAATTTTCGGTCTCGGCCCCGGGCCGCGCCGGGCTGGCGCGAGCGGGGCCGCGCGCGGTCTAGTTCCGCGCGCCGGTCTCGCCGGGCAGAACGTGACAGCTGTCAGGCGCCCAGTGCACGATGATGCGCGACCCGGCATGCAGATCGAGCTGCGAAAGCTCCTCGTGGGTTTTCTGGACCTTGAGCTCCTGGCCCGTGGCGGTTTCCAGGAACACCATCGCGGTGCCCCCGATGAATTCCTCGCCCGCAACGCTCGCCGCGATCCCCGGCTGGCCGCTGTCGGGCAGACTCAGTTGCATGTTCTCGGCACTGACGATGAAGGTCACGGCCTGTCCCTTGCGGGCCTCGGCCAGCTC
The Dinoroseobacter shibae DFL 12 = DSM 16493 genome window above contains:
- a CDS encoding GlxA family transcriptional regulator, with the translated sequence MSTKPALKVGFILTRQFTLSAFANFVDVLRLAADEGDRSRPIRCSWKVLSATMNPVVSSCGIPVQPDQRLGDPRAFDYMVVVGGLIPAIQDLNPDYIAYLKRTAEANVPIVGVCTGAFILHQAGLMEGYRCCVSWFHHNDFLEQFEGLIPVSDQIFVVDRDRLTCSGGASSAHLAAFLVDRHIGQAAARKSLNIMIIDEAQTPENPQPGLPLEFSTSDKLVRKALLLMRQNVATPLTVDQLSKRLGISRRKLQRHFGEALQLSPAEAGIAVRLNVARQLLRRTDQSVTHIAAATGFCDASHFSKVFRAREGVPPETWRRQAVPEDADA
- a CDS encoding L-serine ammonia-lyase, encoding MFLSVFDIFKVGVGPSSSHTMGPMTAAARFLDDLRGGAERIPGAGKLARLGASLHGSLAFTGKGHATDRAVILGLIGYLPDTLDPDAAEKLEAEVRGTKRISPPGLGTLAFDPETDLVFDYGPPLPGHANGLVLNAYDEQGNLYMTQTYYSVGGGFVVTEAELEREKSAASNDLHDEKAAMGYPYPFGSAAEMLAMGQASGLSIAQMKRANEEAHSGPGLNKRIDAVCAVMDACIDRGLRMDGILPGGLKVKRRAKAIHEQLLAERGQNQSQPHVANDWLSVYAMAVNEENAAGGRVVTSPTNGAAGVVPAVIRYYRDHCIGATAEGVRTFMLTASAIGGLIKHNASISGAEMGCQGEVGSASAMAAAGFCAAMGGTNAQIENAAEIALEHHLGMTCDPAAGLVQVPCIERNGLGAIKAVSAASLALRGDGTHFMPLDNCIETMRQTGHDMLTKYKETSLGGLAVNLPEC
- a CDS encoding sarcosine oxidase subunit gamma; amino-acid sequence: MNAPVTSFDAVSVAVLPPVARFNLRIAPADVAQASAAFGLTLPTKIGQGARSGDRAAYCIGPDEWLLHAAEADQQAVVSAFDKARADTPHSLVVISDREMTLSITGPAALDLLSVGCPLELSRLPVGGAKRTVFDYAQVTLIRDGEDAFRLEVWRSFFPHVHGLLEIATRELAVGL
- a CDS encoding BCCT family transporter; amino-acid sequence: MLIRSGPFRGVNPHTSLISAGIILLFVLLVLAFPSRSADWIDAARTLITFYFGWWYVLLSGVFLVFLIAIAFSKYGAIRLGDADERPKYSYFTWFAMLYAAGQGIGIIFWSIAEPMFHYSGGTPFADGSGTAAAADMAMQVTFFHWGLNAWAIYCIVALALCLVSYRLKKPLGIRYTLYPLFGDRVEGPLGVVIDVVAVFATIFGIATSLGLGVTQINAGLNHLWGVPISETVQLVLIAAITAVALCSVLSGLDRGIKWLSQVNMWLTIALLVFFFTWGPTQYLLVSLGEVTLAYFVSLFSFNVYIESVPAEATRWSDMWQGWWTTFYWGWWISWAPFVGVFVARVSRGRTVREFILGVVGVSSILSFVWIVAYGGTALWAEVLGPGGVSDAVSANVSMALFATFDAMDVGAIGLVAGVFGTILVTTYFVTSSDSGTLVVATILSEGNEHPMYRHRMIWGTFEGVVAAVLLVVGGSAALSTLQTAAIIAALPFSVIMVLMCFAIIRCLALEHGKEAIRSADKTA
- the glyA gene encoding serine hydroxymethyltransferase, giving the protein MLKTLNTAGISDTAIAEAIGHELDRQQTQIELIASENIVSVDVLRAQGSVLTNKYAEGYPGRRYYGGCEHVDTVEQIAIDRVCELFGSRFANVQAHSGAQANQAVFLALLKPGDRIMGLDLAHGGHLTHGSPVTMSGKWFDVVSYEVSRDDHLIDMDNVRKVALDTKPKLIVAGASAYPRHMDFAAFRAIADEVGAWLMVDMAHYAGLIAAGEYPDPVPHAHVVTSTTHKTLRGPRGGIILTNDEALAKKFNSAVFPGNQGGPLMHVIAAKAVAFGEALEPSFKQYAKDVIANARALSEVLVAGGLGVVSGGTDCHMVLVDLRPKGVTGKAAENALERAGLTCNKNAIPFDPEKPFVTSGVRLGTSAGTTRGFGEAEFRKVGALVLRVIDALAENAEGDAAVEAAVLEEVRALCAAHPIYADDV
- a CDS encoding sarcosine oxidase subunit beta family protein, translating into MTHFSAMSLLKNALTGHKNWPEQWPDKQPKDEYDVIIVGAGGHGLGAAYYLAKEHGITNVAVIEKGWLGGGNTGRNTTIIRSNYLYDESAKLYDHALDLWENLSTELNYNVMYSKRGVMMLAHNVHDVQSFQRHIHANRLNGVDNQWLTPKQAKEFCPPLNISPDARYPVMGAALQKRAGTARHDAVAWGYARAAAKRGVDIIQNCPVIAIRRAADGSVEGVDTAKGFIKAKKVAVSAAGHTSVVMDSAGVRMPLESYPLQALVSEPIKPVFPCVVMSNTVHAYISQSDKGELVIGSGTDQYTSYSQRGGLPLIEHTVSAICEVFPIFNRMRMLRKWGGIVDVTPDRSAILGKTPVKGLYVNCGWGTGGFKATPGAAHTLAWTVAKDEPHPINAPFTLERFTTGRLIDEAAAAAVAH
- a CDS encoding sarcosine oxidase subunit alpha; this translates as MTEYRVEGRGRVNRKTPVRFTFDGQTYEGLKGDTVASALLANGVHLMGRSFKYHRPRGVVTAGSEEPNALVGTTRGKGRFEPNTRATIQEIYPGLETESQNKWPSLKFDLGAINDRLYMLFSAGFYYKTFMWPRSFWDSVYEPLIRKAAGLGKAPTEVDPDTYASRYMHCDVLVVGSGPSGIAAALTAGRAGSKVVLVDENAEMGGTLLSEPSVSIDGQPAWEWLEGAMAELDRMPNVRRMTRTTAMGYYHQNMIGMVEKLTDHMAEIPEGAPRERMWRVRAREVVLAQGAIERPMVFDGNDTPGILMAGAAQTFLNRFGVLVGKSPVVLTSHDSAWYSAFDMADAGASVVAIVDTRNDVSQALRDEAQARGLKTYLGYTATGTKGRLRIKALRVNPVRDGKVGAGHLLFCDAVLMCGGWTPSLHLFSHTKGSLHWDAESKAYLPGKKSEDVHIAGAGRGLWGIASALEDGAKAGAAAVQSLGGSAGSATYAVADDRTGTGVTQKELPTDRSPGKAKAFVDFQNDVTAKDIRLAVREGMKSIEHVKRYTTNGMATDQGKLSNMNGLTIAADALGKEAPQVGLTTFRPPYTPTTFGAFCGYHKGAHFEVTRKTPIDPWAEEHGAAFEPVALWRRAWYFPQAGEDMHKAVARECKSTRESVGMFDASTLGKIEVSGPDAVEFMNRMYTNPWTKLGVGRCRYGLLLGEDGFIRDDGVIGRMRDDLFHVTTTTGGAARVLNMMEDYLQTEWPELKVWLTSTTEEWATIALNGPNARKLLAPFVEGADISADAFPHMSVVECTVAGFPSRLFRISFTGELGFEINVPARHGKALWEKLWEAGQQYDICPYGTETMHVLRAEKGYIIVGQDTDGTVTPQDAGIGWAIGKAKPDFVGKRSLQRPDIVAPGRKQLVGLLTEDPKTVLAEGAQIVDDPKQAKPMKMIGHVTSSYWSETLGRSIAMAVVEGGFDRMDSTLHIPTESGDAVPAKVTGTVFYDPAGDRLKVE
- a CDS encoding sarcosine oxidase subunit delta; the encoded protein is MLLIHCPYCDETLPELEFAYAGEAHIDRPKDPSALSDEEWRDFLFIRTNVKGVHAERWRHINGCGRFFNALRDTVSDRFVTTYKAGEARPDTQSLEAAE